One Gimesia aquarii DNA segment encodes these proteins:
- a CDS encoding alkaline phosphatase D family protein, giving the protein MRVCCLLCLLFLFGCEKKNPEESVVVVEVEQGETAPLPAESDGELPMAGMGIMVGEVTPDSALVQVRLTETDKLVNRDVKGMPGFVKFILQPISEEISDTAKGSTQIVKAIADHDFIARASFTDLPAGTEFECTTEIGSAEDQLHSGPTARFKTLPGASQAKPVEFVVVTGMNYAKFHGDDRIDKKQHLIENNTKLPQPYSGPDKHLGYPALETILKLKPDFFIGTGDNVYYDTPDKPRAETIPELRQKWHEQFVQPRYRDLFAAVPTYWEIDDHDYRIDDGDNTGDHRPSPDEGRAMMLEQLPVAPMDDKDAKTYRTHRVSKDLQIWLPENRMYRSPNAMKDGPGKTIWGDEQKAWLKKTLKESDATFKLLISPTPMVGPDDLRKTDNHCDIGGFRHERDEFFKWLKENGLDQQNFFIVCGDRHWQYHATDPSGFEEFSCGALVDANSRLGRKPGDPKSTDPKGLIKQAYSQDPRSGGFLLVKVTPAEKQSPATLSFVFHDEKGKVLYQHNKPHSKK; this is encoded by the coding sequence ATGAGAGTTTGCTGTCTGTTGTGCCTTCTGTTTTTGTTTGGCTGCGAAAAAAAGAACCCTGAAGAGTCAGTCGTTGTGGTCGAGGTTGAACAGGGAGAAACTGCTCCTCTTCCTGCTGAATCTGATGGTGAGCTCCCAATGGCTGGCATGGGAATTATGGTAGGCGAGGTCACACCAGACAGCGCCTTAGTACAGGTACGGTTAACAGAGACTGACAAACTGGTCAACCGCGATGTCAAAGGCATGCCGGGCTTCGTCAAATTTATATTGCAACCTATATCAGAAGAAATATCAGATACAGCGAAGGGGAGTACTCAAATCGTAAAAGCGATAGCCGATCATGACTTTATCGCACGCGCTTCCTTTACAGATTTACCAGCAGGAACGGAGTTCGAATGCACGACTGAAATTGGCTCAGCAGAAGATCAGCTCCATTCTGGCCCGACAGCCCGATTCAAAACGCTACCCGGAGCGAGTCAGGCAAAGCCAGTAGAATTTGTGGTTGTAACTGGAATGAACTATGCGAAGTTTCACGGCGACGATCGTATCGATAAAAAACAACACTTGATAGAAAATAACACAAAGCTCCCTCAGCCCTACTCAGGTCCCGATAAACACTTGGGTTATCCGGCGTTAGAGACGATCTTGAAATTAAAGCCCGATTTCTTCATAGGCACCGGTGACAATGTTTATTATGACACTCCCGATAAACCGCGGGCGGAAACGATTCCCGAATTACGACAGAAATGGCATGAGCAATTCGTGCAGCCTCGCTATCGTGACCTGTTCGCTGCCGTGCCCACTTATTGGGAAATCGATGATCATGATTATCGCATCGATGATGGTGATAATACGGGCGATCATCGGCCTTCTCCGGATGAAGGTCGAGCGATGATGCTGGAACAACTACCCGTCGCACCAATGGATGACAAGGATGCTAAAACATACAGGACCCATCGGGTTAGCAAGGATTTACAAATCTGGCTGCCGGAAAATCGTATGTATCGTAGTCCAAATGCGATGAAAGACGGTCCTGGAAAAACGATCTGGGGCGATGAGCAAAAAGCATGGTTGAAAAAAACATTAAAAGAGAGTGACGCGACATTCAAACTCTTAATTTCACCTACTCCAATGGTTGGTCCCGACGATTTACGAAAGACGGACAACCATTGTGATATCGGTGGATTTCGTCATGAGCGTGATGAATTTTTTAAATGGCTGAAAGAGAACGGTTTGGATCAGCAGAACTTCTTTATTGTCTGCGGTGATCGACACTGGCAATATCACGCCACTGACCCCAGCGGGTTTGAAGAATTTTCCTGTGGTGCGCTGGTCGATGCCAATTCTCGCTTAGGTCGCAAACCCGGTGATCCCAAATCAACTGATCCGAAAGGGCTCATCAAACAAGCTTACTCTCAAGATCCACGCTCCGGTGGATTCTTGCTGGTGAAAGTAACTCCGGCAGAGAAACAATCACCGGCGACACTTTCTTTTGTGTTTCACGATGAGAAAGGGAAAGTATTGTACCAACACAACAAACCCCACAGCAAGAAATAG
- a CDS encoding acyl-CoA desaturase, giving the protein MNSQQTAAPLVETDDANLKSESTESVQSGKYSAWDWATIGWVVMIHLGLLAAPFYFTWTGLFTCLFLGWLTGGIGICMGYHRLLTHGSFQTYPTLFRLIGLIGLLAGQGPPIQWVANHRKHHLHSDQPEDPHSPREGRWWSHILWLVPHHSAEEVTATHERFAPDLLKDPFMRFLQKTFLFWHIGFGALLYGIGYAVGGSETAISMIVYGMFVRLFYVLHATWFVNSATHIWGYRNYETTDDSRNLWWVALLTYGEGWHNNHHKYQRMAKNGHQWWELDMTYYAILTLEKLGLAWKVVKTPPPNDQESIIKKPQFAREHLTIRR; this is encoded by the coding sequence ATGAATTCACAGCAGACAGCAGCCCCCCTCGTTGAAACTGACGATGCAAACCTTAAGAGTGAATCTACTGAGTCGGTGCAATCAGGCAAATACTCAGCGTGGGATTGGGCAACGATCGGCTGGGTGGTAATGATTCATTTAGGATTGTTGGCGGCTCCCTTTTATTTTACCTGGACCGGATTGTTCACGTGTCTGTTTCTGGGTTGGTTGACCGGTGGCATTGGGATTTGCATGGGTTACCATCGACTGTTAACGCATGGCAGTTTTCAGACTTATCCCACTCTGTTTCGACTGATTGGTTTGATCGGATTGCTGGCAGGGCAGGGACCGCCGATTCAATGGGTGGCCAATCACCGTAAACATCATTTACACAGTGATCAACCTGAAGACCCGCATTCGCCACGCGAGGGACGTTGGTGGAGTCATATTCTCTGGCTGGTTCCGCATCATAGTGCTGAAGAAGTCACGGCGACACATGAACGCTTCGCCCCCGATCTGCTCAAAGATCCTTTTATGCGTTTCTTGCAGAAAACATTTCTATTCTGGCATATTGGCTTCGGTGCGCTTCTGTATGGCATTGGTTACGCAGTAGGTGGTTCAGAGACTGCGATCAGCATGATCGTGTATGGCATGTTTGTGCGCTTGTTTTATGTGTTACATGCCACCTGGTTTGTGAATTCTGCTACGCACATCTGGGGCTACCGTAATTATGAAACAACCGATGACAGCCGGAATCTGTGGTGGGTCGCTTTACTCACGTATGGAGAAGGCTGGCATAATAACCACCACAAGTATCAACGCATGGCGAAGAACGGTCATCAGTGGTGGGAACTCGATATGACCTACTATGCAATTCTGACACTCGAAAAACTGGGGCTAGCCTGGAAAGTCGTCAAGACACCACCGCCTAACGACCAGGAGTCAATCATCAAAAAGCCACAATTTGCGCGTGAGCATCTAACCATTCGACGGTAA
- a CDS encoding SGNH/GDSL hydrolase family protein, giving the protein MKLSKLIPLFTICLLTLTHTVFAEKQAEEAWKKLVRSPRFNKRPAFQFVENNSKLPNVLLYGDSISIAYTDATRDALKGKANLYRLYCNGGDSSSFINKMKTMHTTMKDKNLKGHWDFDWDVIHFNVGLHDLKYMSGKKLDRVNGKQVTSPADYEKNLRAIIAYLKKLAPKAKLIFVTTTPVPEGEAGRIAGDAAKYNQIAMKVLMDHPEIMVNDLYALTKPYHKKWWTKPGNVHFNSAGATAQGKESARVIEQALKKQD; this is encoded by the coding sequence ATGAAACTCTCCAAGCTGATTCCCTTGTTCACAATCTGTCTACTTACTTTGACACACACTGTGTTTGCTGAAAAACAAGCTGAAGAAGCCTGGAAAAAACTGGTTCGATCACCCCGTTTTAATAAACGCCCTGCGTTTCAATTTGTCGAAAATAACTCCAAACTTCCGAATGTTTTGTTGTATGGCGATTCGATTTCCATCGCCTATACCGATGCCACCCGTGATGCACTCAAGGGCAAAGCCAACTTATATCGTCTGTATTGTAACGGTGGTGATTCTTCGTCTTTCATCAATAAAATGAAAACCATGCATACGACAATGAAAGATAAGAATCTAAAAGGACATTGGGACTTCGATTGGGATGTCATTCATTTTAATGTTGGCCTGCACGATCTGAAGTATATGAGTGGGAAAAAACTGGATCGTGTAAATGGCAAGCAAGTCACTTCTCCCGCGGATTACGAAAAGAATCTACGTGCTATCATTGCTTATCTCAAAAAATTAGCACCCAAAGCAAAACTCATTTTCGTGACAACGACCCCTGTCCCTGAAGGTGAAGCTGGTCGCATTGCAGGCGATGCAGCAAAGTATAATCAAATTGCCATGAAAGTCCTCATGGATCATCCTGAGATTATGGTCAACGACCTTTATGCTTTGACGAAACCATACCACAAAAAATGGTGGACGAAACCGGGCAATGTTCACTTCAATTCCGCCGGCGCGACTGCACAAGGCAAAGAATCAGCTCGTGTGATTGAACAGGCACTCAAAAAACAGGATTAG
- a CDS encoding MoaD/ThiS family protein — MVRVVFTPNLERHLSCPEATVSGDSVREALDAVFETDQQLRGYILDDQSRLRQHMVIFVDGKTIVDRVHLSDSISPNSEIYVMQALSGG; from the coding sequence ATGGTCCGCGTTGTTTTTACACCTAATCTGGAACGTCATTTATCTTGTCCTGAAGCAACAGTTTCCGGAGATTCGGTGCGCGAAGCATTGGATGCTGTGTTTGAGACCGATCAACAATTGCGGGGATATATCCTCGACGATCAGAGTCGGCTACGTCAACATATGGTAATTTTTGTTGATGGCAAAACGATTGTTGATCGAGTTCACCTGAGCGATTCCATTTCACCCAATAGTGAAATTTATGTAATGCAAGCACTTTCTGGCGGCTAA
- a CDS encoding peroxiredoxin family protein, producing MLNKFPLTLVHNQKYFALVVTLLFCIPCSTAWSADKAEATDNKKETEEVLAGHSYHGEVFNEGPRRKAYIMGGTGDVHFDVTVKNPEAQKFLDQGLGQLHGFWYLEAERSFRHAASLDPDCAMAFWGAAMCNLKNSKRAKGFIEEANKRINKASPREKLYIKALESYIKADKKKSKQRNEAYTKAMENLILEYPDDLEAKAFLAVHLYNTRSSSTSYIAAEALLQDIFDVNPMHPTHHYRIHLWDYRKPEKALTSAARCGQSAPSIAHMWHMPGHIYSRLKRYEDAVWQQEASARVDHAHMMRDRVMPDQIHNYAHNNEWLIRNLIFLGRIHPAVELAKNMIDLPQHPKYNTLKKRGSAKYGRMRLFQVLRTFELWDELIHLSGTHYLAPTDLEEEQIKRLRYLGLAYYQMKKVKEGDDQLAELQKRLDILKKDQKQAEQAAEKKARAALIKGPIVALKPGQSKVSKSTKINKSIKTAIEKASKPFLSKIKRREGNINALKGHQAIAKGDFKLGHKLLKKAGGVDEVYLISVLWKSGEQEKAEKALRKLIDSHKNEVQPQAVLVDLLWQSGKKEAAKQEFRKLTTMLTSIDQLAKNLALFNLKSFLYERLALIKKDLCFTEDRGSKKKVATDVGDRPDLNTLGPFRWKPSPAPSWKLQDATGKIRSSEEFRGKPHVLIFYLGYSCLHCAEQLQAFAPMVEEFKKAGIPIMAISTDKLDGLKTSIKNYDKGDLPIPLFSDAKLDVFKAFHAYDDFEKQPLHGTFIIDHSGNVLWQDISYDPFMDPRFVLKEAQRLQPKNHRPGFQLDIF from the coding sequence ATGTTAAATAAGTTTCCGCTCACTTTGGTTCACAACCAAAAATACTTTGCTTTGGTAGTCACATTACTGTTTTGTATCCCCTGTTCAACTGCCTGGAGTGCCGACAAAGCAGAAGCGACGGATAATAAAAAAGAAACAGAAGAAGTTCTGGCCGGTCATTCCTATCACGGGGAAGTTTTTAATGAAGGCCCCCGTCGTAAGGCTTACATCATGGGAGGGACTGGCGATGTGCACTTTGATGTGACGGTCAAGAACCCTGAGGCTCAGAAATTTCTTGACCAGGGATTAGGACAATTGCACGGTTTCTGGTATCTGGAGGCAGAACGTTCATTCCGACATGCTGCTTCCTTAGACCCTGATTGCGCCATGGCCTTTTGGGGGGCTGCCATGTGTAACCTGAAGAATTCAAAACGGGCTAAAGGATTTATTGAAGAAGCAAACAAACGTATTAATAAAGCCAGCCCACGGGAAAAATTGTATATCAAAGCCCTCGAATCCTATATCAAGGCCGACAAGAAAAAATCCAAACAACGGAATGAGGCGTATACCAAAGCGATGGAAAACCTGATTCTGGAATATCCGGATGATCTGGAAGCCAAGGCATTTCTGGCAGTTCATCTTTATAACACACGTTCTTCCAGTACAAGTTATATCGCAGCAGAGGCTTTACTGCAGGATATTTTTGACGTCAATCCGATGCACCCCACACATCATTATCGCATTCATCTCTGGGATTATCGTAAGCCGGAAAAGGCGCTCACTTCAGCAGCACGTTGCGGTCAGTCTGCTCCCAGCATTGCCCACATGTGGCATATGCCGGGACATATCTATTCCCGACTCAAACGATATGAAGATGCCGTCTGGCAACAGGAAGCATCAGCTCGCGTGGATCATGCCCATATGATGCGTGATAGGGTCATGCCCGACCAGATTCATAATTATGCTCATAACAATGAGTGGTTGATCCGCAATTTGATTTTTCTTGGCCGTATTCATCCTGCCGTTGAATTGGCGAAGAACATGATCGATCTGCCACAGCACCCCAAATACAACACACTCAAAAAGCGGGGTAGTGCTAAGTACGGACGCATGCGTTTGTTCCAAGTACTAAGAACTTTTGAATTATGGGATGAACTGATTCATTTGAGTGGTACGCATTATCTGGCTCCCACAGATTTGGAAGAAGAGCAGATCAAACGCCTGCGTTACCTGGGACTGGCTTACTACCAGATGAAAAAAGTCAAAGAAGGTGACGACCAATTGGCAGAGTTGCAGAAACGGCTGGATATACTGAAAAAAGATCAGAAACAGGCCGAACAAGCCGCAGAGAAAAAAGCCAGGGCTGCTCTCATCAAAGGGCCGATTGTCGCACTGAAACCAGGCCAATCTAAAGTGAGCAAATCAACAAAAATTAATAAATCAATCAAAACCGCGATTGAAAAAGCGAGCAAACCCTTTCTATCGAAAATCAAAAGACGGGAAGGAAACATTAATGCCCTCAAAGGTCATCAGGCAATCGCCAAAGGTGATTTTAAACTTGGTCACAAACTATTAAAAAAAGCGGGCGGTGTGGATGAAGTCTATTTGATCTCTGTGTTATGGAAGTCGGGTGAACAGGAAAAGGCAGAAAAAGCACTGCGAAAGCTGATTGACTCTCACAAAAACGAAGTTCAACCTCAAGCGGTACTCGTTGATTTATTATGGCAATCAGGGAAGAAAGAAGCTGCGAAACAGGAGTTTAGAAAGTTAACGACAATGTTAACGTCGATTGATCAGCTAGCGAAGAATCTGGCATTATTCAATCTGAAATCTTTCCTCTACGAGCGTTTAGCACTCATCAAGAAAGACCTGTGTTTTACAGAAGACAGGGGAAGTAAGAAAAAGGTTGCTACCGATGTAGGAGATCGGCCTGACCTGAACACGCTAGGTCCATTTCGCTGGAAACCTTCGCCAGCTCCATCCTGGAAACTGCAAGATGCTACTGGGAAAATACGTAGCTCAGAGGAGTTTCGCGGCAAACCACATGTCTTGATTTTTTATCTTGGATATAGTTGTTTGCATTGTGCCGAACAGTTGCAGGCATTTGCGCCGATGGTAGAGGAGTTCAAAAAAGCGGGCATTCCTATTATGGCGATTAGTACCGATAAATTAGACGGATTGAAAACATCAATCAAGAATTACGATAAAGGCGATCTCCCCATCCCGCTGTTCTCAGATGCGAAGCTCGATGTTTTCAAAGCCTTCCATGCCTATGATGACTTCGAAAAGCAGCCACTGCATGGCACATTCATCATAGACCACTCTGGCAATGTACTTTGGCAGGACATCAGTTACGACCCCTTCATGGATCCCAGGTTTGTCCTCAAAGAAGCTCAACGACTGCAACCAAAAAATCATCGCCCCGGATTTCAGTTGGATATCTTTTGA
- a CDS encoding WD40/YVTN/BNR-like repeat-containing protein: MSSQIHIATRKGLFQLDRSSSGWSLGRHDFHGEHVSMVLKDHRDGTTYAALNHGHFGVKLHRSNDDGKNWEECAVPVYPEGATIGAGPFSTDGKPKPASLSEIWALEPGGPDQPNRLWCGTIPGGLFRSDDCGSSWQLVESFWDLPERQHWFGGGKDDPGIHSICVHPENSQQVAVSISCGGVWVTKDDGASWTCKADGIRAEYVPPDQAYDPNIQDVHCLVQSPSHPDFYWAQHHNGVFRTTDGANSWQEITTIQPSGFGFAVAVHPKQPDIAWFVPAIKDECRIPVDGKFVIARTTDGGLTSEVLTNGLPQEYAYDIVYRHALDVDQTGECLVTGSTTGNLWISEDGGDSWQTISTTLPPIYCVRFAKS; this comes from the coding sequence ATGAGTTCCCAAATTCATATTGCCACGCGCAAAGGGTTATTTCAACTTGATCGCAGCTCCTCGGGCTGGTCACTTGGTCGACATGATTTTCATGGAGAACATGTTTCGATGGTATTAAAAGACCATCGAGACGGTACAACTTATGCCGCTCTTAACCACGGTCACTTTGGAGTGAAGCTGCATCGCAGTAATGACGATGGAAAGAATTGGGAAGAATGTGCCGTGCCCGTTTATCCCGAAGGAGCAACAATCGGTGCTGGTCCTTTCTCAACAGACGGCAAGCCTAAGCCGGCCAGTTTAAGTGAAATCTGGGCGTTGGAACCAGGAGGTCCAGATCAACCAAATCGGCTCTGGTGCGGTACGATCCCGGGAGGCTTGTTTCGCTCTGACGATTGTGGTTCCAGCTGGCAATTGGTTGAATCATTTTGGGATCTGCCCGAGCGTCAACACTGGTTTGGAGGTGGGAAAGACGATCCCGGGATTCATTCTATTTGTGTTCATCCCGAAAATAGCCAACAGGTGGCAGTATCGATCTCCTGTGGAGGCGTTTGGGTGACTAAAGATGATGGTGCGAGTTGGACCTGTAAAGCCGATGGCATCCGTGCAGAATATGTTCCCCCTGATCAGGCCTATGATCCTAATATTCAAGATGTACATTGTCTCGTTCAATCACCATCACATCCCGATTTCTACTGGGCTCAACACCATAATGGTGTGTTTCGCACTACTGATGGTGCCAATTCCTGGCAAGAGATTACAACGATTCAACCTTCCGGGTTCGGGTTTGCCGTCGCCGTCCATCCCAAACAACCAGATATCGCCTGGTTTGTACCGGCAATCAAAGATGAATGTCGCATTCCCGTTGACGGTAAATTTGTGATTGCCCGCACCACCGATGGTGGTTTGACTTCTGAGGTTCTCACGAATGGTCTGCCTCAAGAGTATGCATATGATATCGTTTATCGGCACGCGTTGGACGTGGATCAAACGGGTGAGTGTCTCGTTACAGGTTCCACAACGGGTAACCTCTGGATTTCAGAAGATGGCGGCGATTCCTGGCAGACGATCTCGACGACACTCCCTCCCATCTATTGCGTGCGGTTTGCAAAATCTTAG